From a single Kryptolebias marmoratus isolate JLee-2015 linkage group LG6, ASM164957v2, whole genome shotgun sequence genomic region:
- the LOC119617117 gene encoding sacsin-like — SVRTFLQAKPLNDPTQTDEDLPLPITETLIRDETRCSELLSFCLSDDAPWLRGVPLLLTKDKILRVFNSKSPKLISRFENLFLCYRDIFADYKTNGEHIHILQKLNLVNTLTLPSAAQYLKPIIQHLLQSCEADLDSDLYVPNETMLKWLELLWRYITSEIMLETFGGEESLTISDVKNLFSDCSILPVVCPNLNNKQLLQTMKEMSSVIPVASEKDISNILFKLGFMKLDNVFFSKASFHRSPALHTKLMDVNDSSAVLSQVCNINHSKFSHVSNDDMKEFQNFLQSGVFKCKNRQDFERKFKSLPIFETTLGKRVRIDGHIEIFVLNSFYSVTFPDLFTLSSSNSLFLKYNSENVALSELLEIKILKDLDYFMKFILPAVHRLTEKETLNFLKLLLILQHDYQFSQYKDNVISTMKSVKLIHSCQGRLEMASYFFDDHVELYKKMVPQEKFVPEKFWTDLCAENQNRRTEAKKLIRELGMKHDVSTDDIINFATQLESEAKGNRKDDELQQKSDLLFRQALRKVINDKNESLLRSIADIKLIFPVKIKTDLCSYHQQYAAANTTVQIRGSLIDGDPNHQELIWSSMPIIHLPVYFSQNLLKMMKNAGAHDQPPSQCVISNMRNICQSPCKTDPLIKTRAKVFRRAYAYLQANGFDEKKLAGLPVILVEKDTALFKAGDVCLSLDDDLEFRPYLYKTSSEDALYAEFFKKIGVKKEATAVHYCNVLAAVYEDSCDKQQLNANQQKTVKRAVQQLFHLIKTQEKQVFTADVQTLYLPAVDGKLYPSCSLYYNDTVFETKRLEEALEDKFLLLEKLSKCHLGKDIYEHHRLVQLLPQKFRPKMLSEITEEKMVEPHMQLCELGNGCDFSGWFDKHLSSGAFRHGLICLLREQSQGQITEEEENEMCEKIFGSIQIVCCETLETMLWLDTQPLNQTTRETDVFVKREQQGCTFYLKHNDDITPKVLFEVNMILTKEINVLLDHGISSVHLPVLGQLLMCDDLQDVQKTLAKNQIRDSAETESIFLNPPDPGTDIPDEWHDSLDMGFLNNFEEGEYVGYSINNKYIHAVIVEELPEPSGRLSKRYKIDIGEDEPVEVTHLDLYQFKREKKPKPKGREDEPSEPGHQFKQEKKLKVDQKTSTSSMELETHVGAEPRSSQPSPNSLPSSLDEAKKEIDKCLNEIWSFPEEERRKGIRRLYLKWHPDKNPDCLQLATEAFIYLQNRIDELTKGKCKATNSSYSSGSSSYTDFYQHWDQEARHHRRGRERFFRGFHNTNIPKPNKEEAQRWYKQARCDLDAAQEDTGGKSTEWCLFKVHQAVEKALFAAEYKRNGRHSPSSTISTTAAKVSHYHPQLRDLPRIVEDLKALGVDAKKTQYPNYHPYPHIPNGQFRSENEMLALNKASELLSKIEAYVN; from the coding sequence TCTGTGCGTACTTTCCTGCAAGCAAAACCTCTGAATGAtccaacacaaacagatgaGGATTTACCCTTGCCTATAACTGAGACTTTGATCAGGGATGAAACAAGATGTTCAGAGCTCTTGAGTTTTTGTCTGAGTGATGATGCACCTTGGCTCCGTGGGGTTCCACTTCTTCTCACAAAAGACAAGATTTTGAGAGTTTTTAACTCTAAATCTCCAAAgttgatttcaaggtttgaaaatCTTTTCCTTTGCTATAGAGACATATTTGCAGATTACAAAACCAATGGAGAACACATTCACATTCTGCAAAAATTAAACCTTGTGAACACGTTGACACTTCCCAGTGCAGCACAATATTTGAAACCAATAATTCAGCATCTTCTTCAGAGCTGTGAAGCTGATTTGGACAGTGATCTTTATGTCCCAAATGAAACAATGCTGAAGTGGTTGGAATTACTTTGGAGGTACATTACAAGTGAAATTATGCTTGAAACATTTGGTGGTGAAGAAAGTCTGACAATAAGTGATGTGAAGAATCTTTTCAGTGACTGCAGTATTCTTCCTGTTGTTTGTCCAAATTTAAACAACAAGCAGCTCCTACAAACAATGAAAGAGATGTCAAGTGTCATTCCAGTTGCATCAGAAAAGGACATATCAAATATCCTGTTCAAGCTTGGTTTTATGAAGCTTGATAATGTGTTCTTTTCAAAAGCAAGCTTTCATCGATCTCCAGCACTACACACTAAACTAATGGATGTGAATGACAGCAGTGCAGTGTTGAGCCAGGTCTGCAACATCAACCATTCAAAGTTTTCTCACGTTTCGAATGATGATATGAAAGAATTTCAAAACTTCCTGCAGTCTGGAGTATTCAAGTGTAAAAATCGTCAAGATTTTGAGAGGAAGTTTAAGTCTTTACCAATATTTGAAACAACACTTGGCAAACGAGTACGGATTGATGGACATATAGAGATATTTGTCCTCAACAGCTTTTATTCAGTGACATTTCCAGACTTATTCACCCTGTCCAGCAGCAACAGCCTTTTTCTCAAATACAACTCAGAAAATGTTGCTCTTTCAGAATTGTTAGAAATTAAAATCCTGAAGGATTTGGACTATTTCATGAAGTTCATTTTGCCTGCTGTACACAGACTTACAGAGAAAGAGACTCTTAACTTCCTCAAGCTATTACTGATCCTACAACATGACTATCAGTTTTCACAGTACAAAGACAATGTCATATCAACAATGAAGTCAGTGAAATTGATTCACAGTTGTCAAGGAAGACTGGAGATGGCATCATACTTTTTCGATGATCATGTTGAGCTTTACAAGAAAATGGTGCCCCAAGAAAAATTTGTGCCAGAGAAATTTTGGACAGACTTGTGTgcagaaaatcaaaacagacGAACAGAAGCAAAAAAGCTAATCAGAGAACTTGGAATGAAACATGATGTGTCAACAGATGACATAATCAATTTTGCAACCCAACTAGAATCAGAAgcaaaaggaaacaggaaagatGATGAGCTGCAACAGAAATCAGATTTGCTTTTCAGACAAGCTTTGAGGAAAGTGATCAATGACAAAAACGAAAGCTTGCTAAGGAGCATTGCTGACATCAAGTTAATTTTTCCAGTTAAGATTAAAACAGATCTTTGCAGCTACCACCAACAATATGCTGCAGCAAACACTACTGTTCAAATCAGAGGATCTCTGATCGATGGAGATCCTAACCATCAGGAGTTGATTTGGTCTTCAATGCCAATTATACATCTACCAGTTTATTTCTCTcagaatcttttaaaaatgatgaaaaatgcaGGAGCTCATGACCAACCACCCTCACAATGTGTGATCAGCAACATGAGAAACATCTGTCAGTCACCGTGTAAAACTGATCCGCTGATCAAAACCCGTGCCAAAGTGTTTCGACGTGCTTATGCCTACCTGCAAGCTAATGGCTTTGATGAAAAGAAACTGGCCGGTCTTCCTGTTATCTTGGTTGAAAAAGACACAGCACTTTTTAAAGCTGGTGATGTGTGTCTTTCACTTGATGATGACCTTGAGTTCAGACCATATTTGTACAAAACTTCCTCAGAAGATGCCTTGTATGCAGAGTTCTTCAAGAAGATTGGTGTAAAGAAGGAAGCCACTGCAGTGCATTACTGTAATGTCCTGGCAGCTGTGTACGAAGATTCCTGTGATAAACAACAACTGAATGCAAACCAACAGAAGACTGTGAAACGAGCAGTTCAGCAGTTGTTTCACTTAATCAAAACTCAAGAAAAGCAGGTCTTCACTGCTGATGTTCAAACTTTGTATCTTCCTGCAGTAGATGGAAAGTTGTACCCATCATGTTCCCTCTACTACAATGACACAGTGTTTGAGACTAAAAGGTTGGAAGAAGCTCTGGAGGACAAGTTCTTGTTGCTTGAGAAACTCAGTAAATGTCATTTGGGCAAAGACATTTATGAACATCATCGACTGGTGCAGCTGTTGCCTCAGAAATTTCGACCTAAAATGTTGTCTGAGATCACAGAGGAGAAAATGGTGGAACCACACATGCAGCTTTGTGAACTTGGGAATGGTTGTGACTTTAGTGGATGGTTTGATAAACATCTCTCTTCAGGAGCATTCAGGCATGGATTAATTTGCCTTCTCAGAGAGCAGTCTCAGGGTCAaataacagaagaagaagaaaatgagatGTGTGAGAAGATTTTTGGCAGCATTCAGATTGTTTGCTGTGAAACTTTAGAAACAATGCTGTGGCTGGACACCCAGCCGCTAAATCAAACTACCAGGGAAACTGATGTTTTCGTCAAACGAGAACAACAAGGTTGTACCTTTTACCTAAAGCACAATGATGACATAACACCTAAAGTGTTATTTGAAGTTAACATGATTTTGACAAAGGAGATCAACGTTCTTTTAGATCATGGGATATCATCAGTTCACCTCCCAGTGCTTGGACAACTTCTTATGTGTGATGATCTGCAGGATGTTCAGAAAACTCTGGCTAAGAATCAAATCCGTGACAGTGCTGAAACTGAAAGCATCTTTCTCAATCCACCAGACCCTGGGACAGACATTCCAGATGAATGGCATGATTCATTAGACATGGGGTTTCTTAATAACTTTGAAGAGGGGGAATACGTTGGCTACAGTATCAACAACAAGTACATTCATGCAGTTATTGTTGAAGAGCTTCCTGAGCCCTCTGGAAGATTGTCCAAGAGATACAAAATTGATATTGGAGAGGATGAGCCAGTTGAAGTCACTCATCTTGACTTATATCAGTTTAAACGAGAAAAGAAGCCAAAACCTAAGGGTAGAGAGGATGAGCCAAGTGAACCTGGTCATCagtttaaacaggaaaagaagCTCAAAGTAGATCAGAAGACAAGCACATCCTCCATGGAGCTGGAGACACATGTAGGAGCTGAACCACGTTCTTCCCAACCCTCACCAAATTCCCTACCAAGCTCTTTAGATGAAGCTAAGAAGGAGATTGACAAATGTCTGAATGAGATCTGGAGTTTTCCTGAAGAGGAAAGGCGGAAAGGCATCAGGAGACTGTACCTCAAATGGCATCCTGACAAAAACCCTGACTGCCTTCAACTTGCCACAGAAGCATTTATATATTTGCAGAATCGCATTGATGAGCTCACCAAGGGCAAATGTAAAGCAACAAACTCCTCTTATTCCAGCGGCTCTTCAAGTTACACAGACTTCTACCAGCACTGGGATCAAGAGGCCAGGCATCACAGAAGAGGTCGAGAAAGATTCTTTAGGGGTTTCCATAACACAAATATTCCAAAGCCAAACAAAGAGGAGGCCCAGCGCTGGTATAAACAGGCTCGCTGCGATCTTGACGCAGCCCAAGAAGACACAGGTGGAAAAAGCACAGAGTGGTGTCTCTTTAAAGTCCATCAAGCAGTGGAAAAAGCTCTCTTTGCTGCAGAGTACAAACGTAATGGCCGTCACTCCCCCAGCAGCACAATTTCAACTACTGCAGCAAAGGTGTCACACTACCACCCTCAGCTGAGAGACCTGCCTCGAATTGTGGAGGATCTGAAGGCACTGGGAGTGGACGCCAAAAAGACTCAATACCCCAATTACCATCCCTATCCTCACATTCCTAATGGACAGTTCAGgtcagaaaatgaaatgttagcACTGAACAAGGCCTCTGAGCTGCTCAGTAAAATAGAGGCATATGTGAATTAG